The region CGTCTTTCCGGCGATTATCGTCGCGGTGATAAAGGATGGTCAAATACTGCTGGCCCGATCCCAGCGCTTCCCGCAAGGGCGATACAGCGTTCTGGCCGGTTTTGTTGAGCCCGGAGAAACGCTGGAGGCGTGTGTCCGGCGGGAAGTCAGAGAAGAAGTCAGATTGGAAGTAAAAAATATACGGTATTTCGGCAGCCAACCCTGGCCCTTCCCGAATTCGCTCATGATCGGCTTTACCGCGGAACATGCCGGCGGGGATATCGTTATTGATAATCATGAAATAGTTGATGCAAACTGGTTCGCAGCATCATCCCTGCCGGATGTGCCCGGAAGACCGACCATTGCCCGGCAGCTGATCGACTGGTTTGTTCAAAACAATAAGGCGTGAATAATTTATGGAACAGGACAAGTGGGGCCGGGACCCGGCGGTTCAACAAATGCGAAGGATTTTTACCGGGATGGAACAAATCCAAAAGACCCTGCTGGATCAGGTGCGGATTTCACCCTTTGATGGACGCCTGCGATCCGTCCGGGAGACCGCCCTGAATTTGTTTGATAAAGCTGTGGCTCGCGCGGCCGGCAAGGGAATACGGCTGACCGATACCGCCATGAAGGACATATTTACAGGATGTTTGCATCAAGCGATGAGGACATCTGGAATGGCGATATCGCAGGATCTATTGCCTGATGACAGGAATGTGCGTGAACTGCTTCGCGAGGTGTCGCGATGATCCGGTTAAGGTTGTTCGGGCGCTGCCGCATATACCACGATCCGGTGAGTCCGGTGTTGCGGGCGCCGGCACAGATCGGCTGGGAAGCATGGTTCCGTCGCATCGACCTGGTAACCCCAAGACGCTTAAAAGGAAAAGAACTGTTGATGCGGACCCGGGGCTGGTGGACGGTGGAGCCCACTGAAGTCGCCGAGATTGTGGAGGCGCACGGACGGCTGACGGTGGGGGACCAGGGTGAGCTGCAGATGGAACTGGAAGACCATGAAGCGGTCGATACCCTTGCAAAGGCTTTGTCAGAGCGGTTTGGCGACCAGGTGATGCTGGCCCCATAGATGGATCATATTTCAAAGGTCTCCCCATTTGAAAAAGGGGGCCGGGGGGATTTGAAAGAATATATCCTATTTTATGCAATACTCAGGGCTCACCGCACCGGTGAAGCCACCACCAGTATGAGAAGGTCCTTTTCCCCGTTGTTCAGCAGGCTGTGGGATGCGCCGGTGGGAATCCAGGTGGCGTCACCGGGTTTGACCTGCCGGGACTCATCATCGACCCGCATTTCTCCGGTCCCGCTCAAGACAAAGTAGATTTCTTCCATGGGATCGACATGGGCTTCAATTTCCTTTCCGGGGGCCAGATTGGCAATCGCTAAAAATCCGATTTCTTTTAACGTGCGCCCATCCAGAAACATCTGGGCAACGGCGCCGCCATGGGCGAGGTAAGTGGTATCCAGGACTTCCTTGTCATTCAAATTTCGGACGATCATGCGTTAAACTCCTTACGGTCAGTGTGATGGATCACGTCATTCATTAAGGGTACAAGCCTTGATGGACGCGAATACAATATTTAAGGGGACAGTCTGTGTTTGTCCAGAAAAATATCCCATATCCTTTTAAAGGTGCTGGGTCGATGTCCGCCGGCAATAATAATGACCCTGTCTTCGGGGAGGCTTTCGGCCAGCAGTTTTTGGGCGTCGTAATAGCGGTCGTGATTGCCGATGCCAAGGTAAACCGGGGCTTGCCCGGCCGGATTTGCGCCATTCTGTTTTAACCAATCCCAGATCAGTCGCTGCCAGTCTGTCTCGCCGTCGTAGGGCCCCGGGTCCCAAGGCTTTAGGCCGCCGGCTTTTGAGATTTCAGCCGCAATGGAA is a window of Desulfobacterales bacterium DNA encoding:
- a CDS encoding cupin domain-containing protein — its product is MIVRNLNDKEVLDTTYLAHGGAVAQMFLDGRTLKEIGFLAIANLAPGKEIEAHVDPMEEIYFVLSGTGEMRVDDESRQVKPGDATWIPTGASHSLLNNGEKDLLILVVASPVR